In Meles meles chromosome 14, mMelMel3.1 paternal haplotype, whole genome shotgun sequence, a single window of DNA contains:
- the KCTD4 gene encoding BTB/POZ domain-containing protein KCTD4, with protein sequence MERKINRREKEKEYEGKHNSLEDADQGQNCKSTLMTLNVGGYLYITQKQTLTKYPDTFLEGIVNGKILCPFDADGHYFIDRDGLLFRHVLNFLRNGELLLPEGFRENQLLAQEAEFFQLKGLAEEVKSRWEKEQLTPRETTFLEITDNHDRSQGLRIFCNAPDFISKIKSRIVLVSKSRLDGFPEEFSVSSNIIQFKYFIKSENGTRLVLKEDNTFVCTLETLKFEAIMMALKCGFRLLTSLDCSKGSIVHSDALHFIK encoded by the coding sequence atggagcgtaaaataaacagaagagaaaaagaaaaggagtatGAAGGCAAACACAACAGCCTGGAAGATGCTGATCAAGGACAGAACTGCAAGTCCACACTGATGACCCTCAACGTTGGTGGATATTTATAcattactcaaaaacaaacactgaCCAAGTACCCAGACACTTTCCTTGAAGGTAtagtaaatggaaaaatactcTGCCCGTTTGATGCTGATGGTCACTATTTCATAGACAGGGATGGACTCCTCTTCAGACATGTCCTAAACTTCCTACGAAATGGAGAACTTCTACTGCCTGAAGGGTTTCGAGAAAATCAACTTCTTGCACAAGAAGCAGAATTCTTTCAGCTCAAGGGATTGGCGGAGGAAGTGAAATCCAGGTGGGAAAAAGAACAGCTAACACCCAGAGAGACTACTTTCTTGGAAATAACAGATAACCATGATCGCTCACAAGGACTGAGAATTTTCTGTAATGCTCCTGATTTCATATCAAAAATCAAATCTCGCATTGTTCTGGTGTCCAAAAGCCGGCTGGATGGATTTCCAGAGGAGTTTTCAGTATCATCAAATATCATTCAATTCAAATACTTCATAAAGTCTGAAAATGGCACACGACTTGTACTAAAGGAAGACAACACCTTTGTCTGTACCCTGGAAACTCTCAAGTTTGAGGCTATAATGATGGCCTTAAAGTGTGGCTTTAGACTGTTGACCAGCCTGGATTGTTCCAAAGGGTCAATTGTTCACAGCGATGCACTTCATTTTATCAAGTAA